CTCATCTGAGGCAATGCTACCGCAAATTTGAGCCAATTTAATATCCCCATACTCCTTGGCGAGCCTGCCTGTATTCCCATGGGAGATAAAAGTTGCCCTTTCTTGGAACGAAGTGTATATAAATCCTCGATAAGGACTATTCTCTGTATGAGGATCCTATCGTTATACAGAAGAAAGAGTTTAGTTTAACAATGACAGATTGGAACATgtataaatggaaaatatgacATCTTTTCCTCCATGCTTGTCTGTTTTCCTTTCTTTGTGTGTGAAAATAGTAATGAAATGTCAATCACTCAATCAATCTCCTAAACTGCATGGCAAGTATGTTATTCTTACCATTCCCGATCCAATCAAGTACTGGATTGTCTTCTCAATTTGCCTCATGTCCACTCTCCCAGACAAATAAAGATACTTATTAAGCAGATCACCATGCCTgttttcttcagcagtccaagcCCTGGTCCAAATGGCCCAAGGGGTAAGGCTGGCACCTGTCTCATCACGAGTTCCATCCAAGGTATTAAGCATTGTTTGATAAGTTGAAAGGGCTTCCTCAGTGATCATATCACCAACCAAAACTACAAAGTAATCATCTGGGATCTCCTTTGCCCTTTCCCTAAGCTCTTTCACCTGTTCATGAAATCCATCAGAATTAGGATCCGGAAGAAAGTCGGCGGGTTGCCAACATTTCTCAACTGGTTTGAGGTGAGTCAGAATGTTGTCCTCAGCCCAGCTCTCCAAAGATTTAAAGATCTCAATCTTGTAAGGCGGCATGGAGTGGGTGATCTGAGCAGGCACCTCCCTTGGAGGCGTGAAAGGCTTTTTCAGATTCCCAACCTCTCTGCGTTCAGTAAAAAACCAATTTTGGGATTATTTTAATTCTCATACTTAAACATCATACATGTCACCAAGGATTCAAAGACAAcaatatcataatttttaaaacctCTAACCTCATCATAACAATGATTAGAGGCCATTACACATCAAGAACGCTAATATCGTAAGACATCATAAAAGAAAGTCTTGAAAGCCATGTTAGTGAGACAAAATAACAAAAACCCAGATAAAAAATCAGCTTTAATTAAAAGACATCATACATGTCACCAAGGATTCAAAGACAAcaatatcataatttttaaaacctCTAACCTCATCATAACAATGATTAGAGGCCATTACACATCAAGAACGCTAATATCGTAAGACATCATAAAAGAAAGTCTTGAAAGCCATGTTAGTGAGACAAAATAACAAAACCCAGATAAAAAATCAGCTTtaattaaaaggaaaagaaaaagaaaagaaaaaagtcaAGATCCATGAGTTAACGACAAAACAATCAAGTTATTACAATAATGAATAAAACGCCAgccaaaaaaggaaagaaaggataCTAACTTGGAGCAAGAAGGAATGGTGGAGATCATGGAAAACTTGGGAGATCTGAGGGTGGTCTTTGGTGGAAGAGCAAAACAAGGGAGTTTCTGAGATTTCGAGGCTATGAGATTGAAATTCAAAGCCATTGTTTTCCCTTTCTGGTTATTGGGCTTTGATTTTTGTTCTGGAAAACCTTCCCTGATTCCCTCACTCACACTCACACTCACACTCACACTCACAGTGGGTGATCTGCTTTGATTTCCTTTTGGAATCAATGTCCTGTTAATATTCTAGGACGCCAAAATATTGCTTAAAATATTGCAGAATCTGCATGTGTTCCGTCCAGCCCGCCCCTACACGTGACTTTGATATGGGATCcaaatatttgtgtattttactatataaatactgcatactaataaattttataagtattTTAAGGGTATTTGATAATAgaaaattaacattttatcaaataaattaatcattaggtggccaaaacaaaaaataataataaggatagtctggataaaaataaaataatagttatttaaatataaaatgcaGTTTGctatatgaatatttttaaaataaattaaattaagaatatCTCACTTTCATAGTATTGCTTTATAAACTTGTGAATATACTATTTGCTTCAAAGTTACAcccaattattattttattatttaaaagaaattttttatcactttggtacttacAAGTTTTCAACCCATTATAAGTTTACCTCAACTGTTTTAACACCTTTAAAAAAAGAAGTTACATGTTCAGCTCActcatattttattttcctaaaataaattttaaaaggtaaaaaaatagaaaaaattcttaattttaaaaaaattagaaaagaaatatagaattatataaaatttccataaattaaatatattcatttttattttttaaaaatacataaaacacaaaaaattgtcaaaaaatttagaataatctaaaaaaaattaacaaataaaaaatatatgcaaagttatataaaatttccagaaattaaaaaacatttaaaaaacataaaattcaaaaaagagcgaaaataaaaaaaatcaatttcttttCCTGATTTTGGTTATTCATATTTTAaagcttttcattttttttctgattttataaaaaagaaaaagaaaactgaggttttctgtttttttttttgacaatttttgtattttctcacttttttaaatttatgtgtttttagaaagaaaattatatttttttactttttagaaattttatataaattttcatatatttttagaaaattgtatattgttaattttgttttatgtattttcaaaaaataaaaataaatattttttaatctctgagaattttatataattctatttttttaaaattgagaattTTTCTTAACTATTTTCTAGTTTTATTTctctcatttttcctttttttaatttatttcaagaaaataaaaattgagagCGCCCGGATTTTAGTGGTGTAAGAAAACGATAGTTTTGGAACCTTATTTTTGCTGattgagttcgtaaatattattaattaatatttacgagtttatttttgaattttattaaattttggtttataaattcttatttaattgataattaattaagatACAAGTGTATTAACCCTACAGGCTATAGTGtcgaaaaatgaggtatcgagacctcgttccCGTAAATTGAAAccataaattttgttattaaatatttacagagtttttATATAAGTGAATTGAAGTTTTGAGTAGGTAAGTTTACTGAATAAGTGACTAACCCAGATACCAGGACcaaatcgtaaaaattacaaaagtTAACTTATTGAGATTTTAATTGTTTAGGGACACTTATAAGAGTTGTCACACCCAAGTCTTTGGGAAAATTAAAATGTTGAAGCGCATTCCTACCTGAGCCTTTAATTGATTCTATTTTATGCTAATGTATCTAACTTGATCCGGGTGAGCATCACAAATTATCTTAATCAGtcattgcataattttttttacaattaaatttgggattttattcatttaaaaggCTAAGCCCAAAATATCACTTATAGATCCTAATAAAAACAAACAGCTctttaaataaaccaaaaaaaaaatatccTAAATCAACCTACACCTACAAAGCccacttaaaaaaataaacaaccaaatattttcctaaaacaaaaccctagcttAGCCTCCTCTCCTTTTGTTTTCTACCCAACTTTCCATAACTAGCCATTTCCCCTTGTTCAAgcattttcaagaaaaaaattaagcacCGCCTGT
The sequence above is drawn from the Gossypium hirsutum isolate 1008001.06 chromosome A05, Gossypium_hirsutum_v2.1, whole genome shotgun sequence genome and encodes:
- the LOC107948116 gene encoding stearoyl-[acyl-carrier-protein] 9-desaturase, chloroplastic-like, translated to MALNFNLIASKSQKLPCFALPPKTTLRSPKFSMISTIPSCSKEVGNLKKPFTPPREVPAQITHSMPPYKIEIFKSLESWAEDNILTHLKPVEKCWQPADFLPDPNSDGFHEQVKELRERAKEIPDDYFVVLVGDMITEEALSTYQTMLNTLDGTRDETGASLTPWAIWTRAWTAEENRHGDLLNKYLYLSGRVDMRQIEKTIQYLIGSGMDPHTENSPYRGFIYTSFQERATFISHGNTGRLAKEYGDIKLAQICGSIASDEKRHETAYTKIVEKLFEIDPDETVRAFADMMRKKITMPAEFIYDGRDYNLFDHYSAVAQRIGVYTAKDYVDIVEHLVDRWKVKELTGLSAEGRKAQDYVCALSSRIRRLEERAQEKAKEAPRIPFSWIFDREVKL